In Phoenix dactylifera cultivar Barhee BC4 unplaced genomic scaffold, palm_55x_up_171113_PBpolish2nd_filt_p 000532F, whole genome shotgun sequence, a genomic segment contains:
- the LOC103696981 gene encoding uncharacterized protein LOC103696981, with the protein MGGSLERDTFLIAAHVRDSSSSREISRIEAQCSDLQPLEPVDNRLTVRFINTIASGPTEVPSTSVNQAPQEAEAASKRQRMWDAISFLDADLRIIQTPHNDAVIVSLIIVNYGVKRILVDNASSLDVLFYDAFQQMKLRAEQLRKVNTPLVGFSGDFVPVESVIKLLITAREEPQSNTLRLDFLVVRVCSAYNAILGQPGLNAFRVVESTYYLLM; encoded by the exons ATGGgagggagcctg gAGAGGGATACATTTCTTATTGCAGCGCATGTCAGGGACTCATCATCATCTAGGGAGATCAGTCGCATCGAAGCTCAG TGCTCTGATTTGCAACCCCTAGAGCCAGTTGATAATCGTCTGACAGTAAGGTTTATCAACACAATTGCTAGCGGTCCCACTGAGGTTCCAAGCACCTCGGTCAATCAAGCTCCCCAAGAGGCCGAAGCTGCTTCAAAGAGACAGCGCATGTGGGATGCCATCTCTTTTTTGGATGCCGACTTGAGAATAATTCAGACTCCTCATAATGATGCTGTGATTGTTTCTCTTATAATTGTAAACTATGGTGTAAAGAGAATCCTTGTTGATAATGCAAGTTCACTTGATGTGTTATTTTATGATGCTTTCCAACAAATGAAGCTACGTGCTGAGCAACTGCGAAAAGTCAATACACCTTTGGTCGGCTTCTCAGGAGATTTTGTCCCTGTGGAAAGTGTGATTAAACTATTGATCACCGCGAGAGAGGAGCCTCAAAGTAACACACTAAGGTTAGACTTTCTGGTGGTTCGAGTTTGCTCAGCTTACAATGCAATCTTGGGACAACCTGGTCTGAATGCTTTTCGAGTTGTGGAATCTACCTACTATTTGCTCATGTGA